A section of the Salvelinus sp. IW2-2015 linkage group LG7, ASM291031v2, whole genome shotgun sequence genome encodes:
- the slc66a1 gene encoding lysosomal amino acid transporter 1 homolog has translation MSLNMGSADGVLKRGSFGWNTDGNFSSVCPNGSVWVWEGLGECAQDARDMASVILGLLSIVCFMVSSLPQYYSSCKSGNMDSALSIWFLLLWLGGDSCNLVGSFLADQLPLQTYTAVYYVLADLLMLGLYFYYVSKHRMNNNRSVLNVVGIVYILGFSASLVALPGSGSQQDVVLSGFKGRALLSTTVDSVKAFSTKEIIGFTIGSISSVLYLGSRLPQMHTNYTRKSTEGLSYFLFALVILGNTTYGLSVLLKNPEQGQGEGSYIIHHLPWLIGSLGTLSLDVLISVQFLIYRNNAPLELESQHDERAPLLDK, from the exons ATGAGCCTGAATATGGGGTCAGCTGATGGTGTCCTCAAGCGGGGGTCTTTTGGATGGAACACTGATGGAAACTTCAGCTCTGTATGCCCCAATGGATCGGTATGGGTTTGGGAAGGGCTGGGGGAATGTGCCCAGGACGCCAGGGACATGGCCAGTGTCATCCTGGGTCTGCTGTCTATAGTGTGCTTCATGGTTTCTTCTCTGCC GCAATACTACAGCTCTTGTAAGAGTGGGAATATGGACAGCGCCTTGTCCATTTGGTTTCTGTTGCTGTGGCTGGGGGGTGACTCCTGCAATCTTGTAGGCTCATTCTTAGCTGACCAACTGCCGCTACAG ACATACACAGCAGTGTATTATGTCCTGGCTGACTTATTGATGCTGGGATTGTACTTTTACTACGTATCTAAGCACAGGATGAATAACA ACAGGTCGGTTCTAAATGTAGTTGGTATAGTCTATATACTGGGCTTCTCTGCCAGCCTCGTTGCCTTACCTGGGTCAGGGTCCCAACAGGATGTGGTCCTCTCTGGGTTTAAGGGGCGGGCCTTGCTGTCAACTACTGTGGACAGTGTTAAG GCTTTCAGCACCAAGGAGATCATTGGGTTTACCATTGGCTCCATATCCTCAGTGCTCTACCTCGGCTCCAGACTGCCACAGATGCACACTAAT TACACAAGGAAGTCGACAGAGGGTTTGTCCTACTTCCTGTTTGCCCTGGTCATCCTGGGTAACACTACGTACGGCCTGAGTGTGCTGCTGAAGAACCCTGAGCAAGGCCAGGGAGAGGGAAGCTACATCATCCACCACCTGCCCTGGCTCATAGGAAGCCTGGGCACCCTATCTCTAGACGTCCTG ATCTCTGTACAGTTCCTGATATACCGCAATAATGCCCCTCTGGAGTTGGAATCGCAGCATGATGAGAGAGCTCCTCTGCTGGACAAATGA